In the Lysinibacillus sp. PLM2 genome, one interval contains:
- a CDS encoding DNA mismatch repair protein MutH → MFIYNKDISEEDLLIYAEKLEGKKLRDIGEFNEVNSWLSKSKNKGAIGNAIQVVYFGIPANSIKEADFNYHNLELKVTPIKQNKNKTYSSKERLVLNMINYETDYIYEFEESPLMKKSQHMLLIFYLHEDDVDVLDYKILKAVKFTIPQEDLPTIREDYNTIIDKIKAGKAHQISESDTTYLAACTKGAGNGKDERKQPFSKELAKQRAFSFKQKYMSVYFNSIFSKKAYEKLNMPEQLSFSSYTNKVLTPFINLSSNDIEDKLGYKPAKGITEDKSYLPRLVSKIFGIEGTNLEKIEQFQKGNVKFKTVRLRKKATDNQDISWPNIDFHEIYSTEFEDSTWYEWFAETKYLFVVFEDTDEGTVLRKQFLWNAPPEMLEALETLYNHVKWQLHNDDVRVEITTNSKGQEIWNNNLPGKGFVPYFQIRPKGNKGSEFTTLPDGRKFKKQCLFLNKEYLHQLL, encoded by the coding sequence TTGTTTATCTATAACAAAGATATTTCAGAAGAAGATTTACTTATATATGCTGAAAAACTAGAAGGGAAAAAGTTAAGAGACATTGGAGAATTTAATGAAGTAAATAGTTGGCTCTCTAAGAGTAAAAATAAAGGTGCTATTGGAAATGCTATTCAAGTTGTCTATTTTGGCATTCCTGCAAACTCCATTAAAGAAGCAGATTTCAATTACCACAATCTAGAACTAAAGGTTACACCTATTAAGCAGAATAAAAACAAAACATACTCTTCAAAAGAACGTTTAGTTTTAAATATGATAAATTACGAAACGGATTATATATATGAATTTGAAGAAAGTCCTCTAATGAAAAAATCACAACATATGTTATTGATTTTCTATCTACATGAGGATGATGTTGATGTGCTTGATTATAAAATATTGAAAGCAGTAAAATTCACTATACCTCAAGAGGATCTCCCTACTATTCGTGAAGATTACAATACTATAATTGATAAAATTAAGGCTGGTAAAGCCCATCAAATCAGTGAAAGTGACACTACTTACCTCGCTGCATGTACTAAGGGGGCGGGTAATGGTAAGGACGAACGAAAACAGCCATTTTCAAAAGAACTAGCAAAACAACGCGCCTTTTCATTTAAGCAAAAATACATGTCAGTCTATTTTAACTCAATTTTTAGTAAGAAAGCCTATGAAAAACTGAATATGCCAGAGCAACTCTCATTTAGTTCCTATACAAATAAAGTTCTAACACCATTTATTAATCTATCTTCTAATGATATAGAGGATAAACTAGGCTATAAACCAGCAAAAGGTATAACAGAAGACAAGTCGTATTTACCTAGACTAGTATCCAAAATATTTGGTATTGAAGGAACAAATCTTGAAAAGATTGAACAATTTCAAAAAGGTAACGTAAAGTTTAAGACTGTACGATTAAGGAAAAAAGCAACAGACAACCAAGATATTTCTTGGCCTAATATCGACTTTCACGAAATTTACAGTACTGAGTTTGAGGATTCTACATGGTACGAGTGGTTTGCAGAAACAAAATACTTATTTGTAGTCTTTGAGGACACTGATGAAGGTACAGTTTTAAGAAAACAGTTCCTTTGGAATGCCCCTCCTGAAATGTTAGAAGCCCTTGAAACTCTATATAATCATGTTAAATGGCAACTTCATAATGATGATGTCAGAGTGGAAATCACAACAAACTCCAAAGGACAGGAAATCTGGAATAATAATTTACCTGGTAAAGGATTTGTCCCCTACTTCCAAATTCGTCCAAAAGGAAATAAAGGCTCAGAGTTTACTACACTACCGGATGGACGGAAGTTTAAGAAGCAGTGTTTGTTTTTGAATAAGGAGTATTTGCACCAATTACTATAA